CTAATTATTCTCTATATTTGTGCCTATAATAAAGTTTATTGGTCAAAAGCTACAGATTTTGCGAGCTCTCAACCGCATTTCTActtgaaactcatgcatattggAGGATGAATTTTAGCCAGTGCAAGGATGGATGAGGGGAGAATCCATAAACCATCTCCACAGATCAAGCCGGAGGCCACTGCAGGAATCATCAAACCTGCTCTTCTGCTGTTTAGCTTGTGCCAAGCAAACACAACCAGACTCCCCACACACATATCAATTGCGAAGTTCGCCCCGACTAAGAAAGGTACTGCCATAGCCATTGGGAGAGGGATCCATTTGCCAATGTTTTTTGGGAATAGATCTCTTACCAAATTGGCTGCGATAGCGAAGGCAAAAAAACCATAACAAAGCTGCAAGCAATGCTGGGGAAGGGCAGAGAATCCTTCGACACCAAGAATCGCCATGTTTCGGTATATGAGGCCATATGGAGCTTTATACTCTCCATCAGGATTCCCCACATCAAAAGCCTTGTAGAAGAGAAAGAATGTAAGAGGAGCTACAACACAACCTATTGCAGTCCCAATCACCTGGCTAAGAAGCATCGACCGAGGAGAAGTAAGAGTTAGATGACCAGTCTTGAAATCATGCATCAAATCAGAAGAATAGGAAACAATGGATTTAATCAGGCCACATCCCACAAGTCCTGCGACAACCCCGTTATTTCCTCCAGATATGGCTGCAAGTATGAAAAGGGCCACCTTTCCATAGTTATACGCCATATTCATGTCGGTTAGACCAGCACCATAAGCATTGCAGAAGCTAAGAGAAGGTGCAAGAATGTAGGCAACCACTACATAGTACCACTTTAGCTCAGGAAACATGAGAGGGATCACAATGATGGAAATGATGGAGAACGCAGTGTACCCTAAACATGCTACCCACATTGGAATAGTTTCTCTTATGAAAAATTCATTCCTCCGAAGATCATCCGGAGCTTGTTTCGACTCATCTGAAACCACATATAGGAAAGTTAATATCTTATGCTACCCTGATGAATTCAACATTGCATAAATGTTTTATcctattctttttctttcccttttttctGTTTTACATTTGGCGATGCAAACTCTAATACCATTAAGCTAGAGATACCGGAGCTGACCCCAATGTCTTGAGAACTAAGTTGCCAAAATCGAACATACAGAACTGAAAATTACCTGTTCTAGAATTGTTAGTCTTTGCTCTGGCACGGATGCTATTGGCAGTAAAATATAGTATCTTGACAAAATTGTAGAGCCCGTCTCCGAGGATCAGAGCAATAGAAATAAAGACCTGCAACAGATATGAGATATTAAAACACTGATTTTAGCAATCACCACCATTTCTGAAAGATGACAGGAGCTTTACTAAAGCAAGTAATCGAAAATGAACTAGTATAGGACCTTGTAACCATTTAGACTCTTCATATTGCTTTCTGGTAAAGTAGCAGGAAACCAATCTCCTTTATTCCCTCCTATCAGTGGCCACATGATTCCCCAAGAAAGTACAGCGCCAAGTAGCAAAGACAAATTCACAAGATGGGAACAGATCATTCCTGCTCCTACGTAAGTAGAACTGAAGTCAAAGAAAAATCTGCAAAATCCAATTTGTTCAATCAATGGAGAATTAATCCCACGTTGAGATACAAACTGTAAGTATAATATGAACACTCACGAGTTTTTCCAAGCTTTCAATCCAAATGTAGGGAACTGAGAAAATCCACATCTCTCTCCACCAGAGTAAAACCACTGAAAGAAAGCCCAGATGAAGCTTATTGAAAAGAACTTCATGAACCCATGAACCTGCTTCCTGCAAGAAGTATACTTAATGCTTCATGATCAAATTTCCAATTAATATTCAATTGGCATGAACTACGTAAATTAGATGCATACCTAGCAAGCTTGTCTCCTTTAGAAGTATGGAAACCATTGATGAGAACCGCAGTTGCGGTTCCACTTGGATAAGTTAATTTATAATCTATTATCATGATCTGGTTTACCAAAAAATGCATAAATTAGATACCATTTCCAGTCCCACAAGTAAATATAAAGAAgtttaataatgaaattaactaataaattatgcaaACATGTAATCCATCAAGCAATAGGATTAGTTAAAGGGAAaaaaccaaaaagggattaccttCCTAAGAGGAACCAACGCAAGCAGCCCAACAAAACTGCTAACAAAGAGGAAACCAGTCATCCAGCCAATCCCAGGTTCCTTTATGCTGCCAGGAGCATTCCCTTCTGTATCAACTCCAGCTTGCTCATATGTCTTCCTATTCAATGCCAGAAGATAAGACCCAAAACCACCTgatattcaataatttttacaaaatgagCCAAGAAAAAATAGGAAAATTTCATAGAACAAGTCATAAGATCAAAGCCTCCAACCTCCAACAGCAATGCTATAACAAGCAACGGCACAAGTTTGAATTATGGTATTCTCTTGTCTAGTGAACGGATTGGTTACAATTCCAGCCTTCTGAAGAAGCTTAGTCCATGTTCTAATAAAAACAAAAGCCAGTAGAGCAGCAGAAACATTCAGATTGGGTACTAGGCCTGTGGTGAGGTTCAGCTTCATCACTATCACACTGTATATGATGCCAATTACTAAGCTAGCTACGACCCCTCTAACTGTGATCTGTTTATTCCACGGAGCAATTCTACTTGTGTACTCTGGCTCATCTCCCATCTCTTCCGAATTCTCCTTCTCAATCCCTTTCGTTTCTTCCATGTGCACAGTCCCCATTAGATTATTCATCAAAATATTCTACCTAAACAACCAACACAAGACGCAATTTTGATACCAAGAAGtgataaaatatatacatatatttaaaagaGAAACCTGATCTTACCCTTTTAAGTCTTCTTCTTGCTGCTGGTTTTCTTGTTTCTCCCTTTGGTAGTAAGTAAATGTAACAGAAAGTTGAAAAGGTAGCAAAGATCCAAATTTGAAATATATAGTTAACGACAAATCTCAAAGGAACATTACCCAATGAGTAAAACTTCTAGAGAGATGAAAAAAGGAGAAACACTCAAAATCAGCATCAAATGGGTGGACTGGGGGAGGGTTACAACGTGCTCTGCTTTAACTTGCAGAATCccttcaaagaaaaaacagacGTTAGCCCACAATCTTCAATGGGATCCTTGTATGAAAGAAGAGAAGCCACAAGCACCAGTTGAGCCTTTCAATGTAATATGGACAGCATTAAATGCCATAACAAAAGCATAGCCGCAATTGGGTTTTCGATAATCAAAACATTGATTTGGTTTAAGTTGACAAAGAACTAGATGACACATGAAATAGAAGCAAGCAAGCAACTATCTATTATCTCACCAACCCAAACTAAGAAGACCCATTTGAACATGGACTGCAAAGAAGTTAAAAcacatattttttcaataatctgCAGTACAGAGAACAGAGTAGTCAGACTCTTCCAACGAGGATGATATATAAAATTCTGAACCCATATTCTGGAGTCATGCTACAATCATTATCACCTCTTTACTTTCTTGGATTGAGTTGGGTATGATGGCAATGGAAGTGGTTATAAGGAGAGGGAGAGATTAGGACAAAACACCGCTTGGTTTAGGAGCTGCTGAGCACTTCACTTGAAAGTGTCCTTTCACTGTTGGGGCGTGTGGCTTGCAACATGAGGTTGCCTTGCTTTCAAAACGAATATGAAAGGAAAGCGATTTTCAAGGCCAAGAATCCACGAATGAGTGCATGatgcaagagagagagagataatgAGGAAGTGGGAAAGCAGACTTTGTTTATGGTGGGTGGACCAAGATGGTGAGTTTGAGTGGGTTGGGGTACTTTGTTCATACAaaccattaataattttcaagaGAAAAATATCGTCAGCCCTTtactggattttttttttcaattttgctAAAGTTATTTcaaaattcattataaaaaaCGTTTACccaatcaaactaaattaaaataaatcaaattcaattaattcaatctaatttaaattttatttaaaattaattcgatttaactTTTACTGATCATCAAATTTTTTTGACAGGAGAatcatcaaattttattttctatttatttgtaCTCTCCCCTAATTCTTTTATAATtcagtataaataattttataaaaaaatcatttaaataaattattaaaaaatcatttataattttatattcatatgcaataaaaattttcaaagttataaaattttaaatttttttagaaatgttaaaaaaatctttagggataatttaaaaaattaaataaattttttataaaattgttcttgattttatttactttaaaatgattttttataataaaaagctaaaattttcatttcaagtataaatattaattaaattgatttttttctaTCATGATTCATGATATCAAATAGAgagtttatatatttaatataataataataattaatgaagtttttttatattataaaaataaataatttcataataaataaaattcaaatttcaaacttTTAGATACccttaaaattaaagaaatttttatctaaaaataatggagttttacatattaatataatattatatgagTCTTTttctaggaaaaaaaaaagttaataatgaCAAAATCCAAGCACAACTTGCGTTAGTCGTAGTTGGATAAAGCGAGCTATTTGATTGGGAATTACTTGCGTGTAAAACATGCAGAGGGGACAGATGATTGTTTGATTTTGATGTGGCTTTATATTTGTTCAACGAGATTCTTATTATAATAGCCTCTGATGATGCTAATTCACCCAATCAAACCTCTCCTCTTTTTCAAGAGATAAACATCAAAAGGTCTACTACCCAAACATGTACAACTacatataaagaaaaataaacaaaagccCAAACTAGCACTCCGGCCCATGAATTAGAAGCATTAGCAACTTTAGATCAATAGTAGGCAGtattcaattcaaataaaaaaaatcgatcgaattgaattaatttaaatttttaattcagttatttatttattttaatttaattttttatttatttcgattcaatttttaattttaaaatttttaaataattcagttcgattcgattttatatTGAATCTCACATCGATTGTGAAAATAtataatgtgccccttatataggaCATAGACACTCCTCCCTTGAGTTAGCTtttaatatggtatcagagtctcTCATTCGATGTTAGATCTCCTATAAATATGCCACACACCAGTAAAATTTTAAGCGTGAGAAATGTGTTGAATCTCACATCGATTATGAAAAGGGATAATATATCCCTTATATGAGCTATAGATACTTCTCCCCTTGAGTTAACTTTTTTGGATAAGTTAGACatgattcaaatttaatattttaataaaaaaaaattaaaaaaattaaattcaaccgAACagagataatagtatattattttcaataatataaataaattagattatattaaagttaaaatatttcaattaaaatttaaaatattaaaaataaatcataaaagataaaaaatttattaaaaatttaaattgataaaattgaatgtaatcaaatcaattttttatttttaattaaagttaatttaattttatttttaaaaaaatattaaatttttaatttttaatttatttaattatatttactaTATCGATAGCGACTTAAAATAGCATAATTTTGTTGATAAGATACTAAATCTTGATAGATTCTCTCGAAGAAAAGTAGAAAGAGATTGATTTTCTACATCAGTTAAAATTCTCCCATCACATTCACGGAGAAAGAAgacctttttttaaaaaaaaaaattaaaataagaggTAATAGAGTTTATCGTGCAGGAATAAAGCTGAAATCGCCACATGTATTTTCGGCAAAACATTTCGTTGTTGAAAAATATTCAGTCTTACTCCAACTTTACTTTATAGGAATATTACTTTTTGTTGTTCAAAGTCAAAAGTTTTTAAAACCCACGTAATTTTATCGTTacgtaaaaattattttttattaattttaattaaattaaaattataatatttttagattatgtgaaaaacacaaataataataataataatacaaaaatCCAAAGCACAAGTTGAGATGGCGCTGGGATTGGGAAAGGGATTATTGAAAATTACTTGCGTAGAAACAATGCAGAGAGGACAGATGATCGTTTGATATTGACGTGGCATTTATTCAACAAGATTCTTGTTATAATAGTCCCAAATGATCCTACTCCACCCAATCAAACCTGCTTTTATACATAAGTCTGAGATTTCCCATCACATTCACTgacaaacaacacacataatagatttttctttttctaataaaaaaaaagaatataaaataaagGTCGAAGACTTTATATTGTAGGAATAAAGCTGAATTCGCCACTTATATTTTTGGCGTGCCTCAATTTCaatgacatttttttttttttttaactgcaACAAGATTGTATTATATGGCTCATAATTGGGCAAAATACAAAGAGAGCGTAACAAATTTGGCCCAAAAATAATCAAAGCAATCCAATCCAACGTAGTCTAGTCCATGCTACACAAAAGAGTCCAGCCCAAAAATAAAAACCAGAAACTAGAAACTAAAACAAACATTACCCAAAACGGCAGCATCGCCCCAGCCTCACAGTTCCCAGCTTCACCCATTAATTCCATTGACCATATAAAATACATTTGaataattcttataaaattatataaaatcttaatttttaaaactctaaaaattaatttaattaaatttttataaaaaattttacattaaataaaaGGATAATATTTCTATAACATTATTTTCTCACATGTTTACATATgatgtttttataaatattaatatttttaagggcAATGCTGTGGGCAGTGCAAGGTTGGTAATTGCAACAACGGTCAATTTAAGGCTTCAATGTGTGGCTAAGCCTTGGAAAGATTTTCTACGACACCGTCTTGGATTCCaagttttcaaaataaaaaacccAACCACGCACACAGCAGAAAATTTCAATgattaaatttttctttttgataCAAAGGATTTTGAtataatcaaaatcaaaagtctatttaaaattaaattgagaagATTTGAAGGGAAccttattttcaaaataaaaatatcactttctaaaattttgagaattttataacactaatatataaatttatatatattttatttttaatatcacaataaaaatagttattttcttaaaaattatttttaaaaaacatttgctataaaaaatattatatatgaaaaaaattagattttttaaattcattaacaTCAAAATATTTTAGTCCTTAATTGAAAAATAGCAATTTATTATGTTTCGATTTTAATATTTCAGTATTACAGTTTAAAGTTtaagtatattaaaattaatttattattcctGAAGTATTGAATTATAAACTCTAAGTTAttgaagttttatatttttattaactaatataaaaattaaaatatcaaatttaaaaaaataaaaactaaaaatgcattttcattaaatattaaaagagttTTTTATAATCAAGCCAAGAAAGATTCTTTTGCCTCAATCCCTAAATTCCTGTCATCCCTTTTTGTCCATATGATTAGTTAGCATGCAACTGATTGCCTCTTAAATAATACTTCTTTTCTCCtatacttattttttatatgaattaaataaatataattaataaattaaaataataaattttatattaatttatattcacAAATTTAGTCTGTGAtaaatctatttaaataaaaatatcatattttactctttcaattctcatttcagaaaaaaaatttatattaatttttttattacaccTTTATTCATATTGTATccatattaaattattctttaaattaataattttatttattttaatatttaacttatttattagATTCCTAATCTATATCTATTTAAAATGTATTAAAGAAGTAAATTATATCGCTCAGTTTAAAAAATGGTCGTTCCTTGACTTCATTTTATTGTcaaaaaattctttaattttaatttattttaataaaaattcagataatttttatttctaatcactcaattttaaaattttttaataacgtCATGAtctcttttttaaaattcacttaattaactttaattttattaccaTTAAAGTCAACATTGTTGACTGAATATTGTAgtttttaagttaatttaaactaattttaatttaaagtcactcaattttaatttttttttttaatattgtcaCTCAGCTTCCTTTAGTTCTCCAACTTTAATTTgagtaatataaaatttttgttatatGTACTTATATATTTATAGGTTACAACAAAGTAAAATTATTTCTCCCTTATCTCTCTTAATTTCACCTtatttaataaagtttaaatatttaatgctACATAAAAATCGCTTAAAAGTGAGACATGAATTATCCTTGCacgagaaaagaaaattttggatATCATTACACCTAATTCTTCACCAAAACTCGTCCTCCTTTAAAGAGGTTGAGTCTCGGTATAAAGTTACCATTAATAGGTATAAATCAACATATTGTAATAGTGGAACCACCGACCGGTTAATTAGCAAACTTTCTTATCAAATAGCCGGCCACATCATCGCTAGATTTTCAGGAAATAATATATTAACTCTatcttcttataatataaaagttaaCAATCATAAAGACAAAAGTATGCAATTCTCTTGCACAACTACTCTCAAGTTCTATATTTGCCTTATTCTctaatttactgacttgagcattgGAGTGGCTGCCATAAGTGCCAGCCACCTCACGATTTCTTTCTTGCAAGTTTAGTCAATCATAGCACAACTCTCTTTTCGATTGCATCATTTGGTTTTGCTGCTGGGAGCATCCAttgcattatttttatttatttgaattaaaactgGTCTCTTATTCCTTTTCTCTGAGAAAGAAATTTCTCTCCTCTCTCTCAAAATGGCCGGGGTCATACATGTCATTGCAGGAGAACCTGATGGGAGAAAATAAATGTATTGCAGAAGACATCCTGTCACTTGAACAGGAGTCATGGGTCAAACAGAAAGTAAGGGTCGGATCTGCAGACAAAGCGATAGGATTCTTTCAAAATGACCCGCTAGTCGTCAAGATCCTTCTAAATAGGTATGAAGCAAGGCGAGTATCAATGAtcgtaaatatttttaacaagttaggATTGTATAAAAGAAAATCTAAAGCCCCATCCACATCCCTCCATGGCTGGACCCCATCCTTCTTCAATTCCACCCACAGATTCCAGCTCATTCGGAGGCATCTGAAACTCTCGGACGTCGGGTGATGGAgaataaaaaacttatttttctatCGTTTCAATGGAGaaggtatctagtcaaatatcGTCTAGCGTTTTCTCCCACTGAAAAACTAGAACTCCTCATTTCTTTGAGTGTCCAGCTGATACAACTAAGAGAAGAGGATCATGCTTGGCTCGATGTTATTATTAGAACAAACAAACTAGAAGGCCATCAGGACTCCGGCTGTTGGGATGTAGCTGGCAATTGAAAGTTTGTGAAACCGGAGAACCTTAGTGAAAAAGGGATCTATATATGGGAAACCGAAGACTCGCCTTCAACTGCTCTTCAAAAACTATGATGGTATTCTTTGCAGGGTTCTGATCATCTACGTGAACGTTCGAGGAGGGAGCATAGACGCGGAAGGTTTTTCAAAAAATCTGGTACTTATCGTGAAGGTGACCTACATCTTGTTTCATTAGGATGGAAGGAATATCACTGATCAGAATGCCTTCATGTTCATGAATCGCCCTCAGTAGAACGATAGAGCTAAGAACACGGATGGGACCGTCGGAGGAGGAGCTCGAGGCAAAACTTTCACCGGGAGtaagagaagaagaggaaataTTCCTATTTATCTTAAAAggaaatagaaaatagaaaatagaaattatcGTGAAAGCAAAGGAGTATAAACAAGAAAGAAGGAGCGACTGAGTCTTTTCAGAAGTAAAGATTATAGTTGTAAGCAAAAGTTATattttgtgaagaagaaggGTTCTTATATGACGGTTTTGACGGAATGCTTAAAAGTGGCTCGAGAAACAGAGTAGTTATCATCAATGTGCAGAAGTAGGCAAAACGACATGAGTAGGAAAAGGCCAATTTAAATTAGCCATGTGCCCCAAATCATGGAGATAACTGTCACCTTCGAATTTGAAGAATCAAATACTGGCGGGAGAATCTCTGATGTTATATAATAATTGTCCAAAATAAGCTCTGAGCTGTGACCATGGGATAGGCTATGTGGCAAAGGTCTGACAAGCAGATGCATGGTCCCACCCAAGGGAAAGAAGACCCGTACAACATAGCATACCaattcttcatcaagactcacCCTCCCATTAGTAGGTATAATCTAGTAGACTCCTATTACGCTTGTAATCACGAGATTACCGATCAGTTAAACTGGTGAAATTCGTTATCAAATAGATGGCCATATCATTGCCGGATTTTCAGAAAGTACTATATTAGTTTCATCATTTTACAGTAAAAGCTAACAATCAAAGagataaaaatatgcaattctCTTACACAACTATTTTCAAGTTCTATATTCACCTTATTCTTTAGTATACCGATTTAAGTATCGGAGTGGCTACTATAGGCGCCGCGCCAATCaccttatattatattttttatagatttagCAAATCACAATACTGCTCTACTTTAGGCCATATCAATGTTGTAAATTTAATATGTTAAAGTAAATTAGATGAGAACCTACTGCACTCCAAAAATTTATGCAAAAATTTATATACAGCTTTGGATAAACTTGAATCGAAAAAGTTACCATTAAAtattgtttaatatttatttattttaaaattaaaaaaattattaattaatttctataaaaaatataattataaaaaatatattaaaatattctttacaTTTCAGGCAGTTTAATAATTAGTTCtcgattaattttaataattaaatattttattaattaatttttataatattaaaaaattaattaataaattttttaaaaatataattctcaaaaatttattaattaatttttcatatttttaaaaaatttattaattaatttttcgatatcaaaatattttaatgactaaattgatttatttttatcgtGGCCTATTTAGATTAAAAACTTATAATTAAAacttatatttagaaaattattcttaattatatttataatcaatGACAATCGACTCTAATAGCTTTAGAAAGTAGTTAAGGAAATGTATACGTAATTATTCAAATAATTGGATAATCTTTGACTTTCTTGTTCTCACTAACAATTGATATAAATATGAAATGGATGAcagtgcttttttttttaacagatATCAGCtgcttcaaaattaaaaatattttaatgaatctTCAAAATATAATAACAAATTTATTACCAACTGCATTACCtcgtaattaaataataaattttctaaaataacaATAGGAAGAATTATTACTATATttctacattttaaaaatttattattttatttattttaaaatcacttaaataaaatatctccatactttttaaaatcaaactccaaacatttttattaaaaaaatttagccaatttaaataattacacaatttaatttttataattttaaataaataaatatatttaattgataatttttagtaaaataattaaatagttttatcttataaaatttagtaatgcataaattgaaaataaaaataaattaataaatttttaaaaaagtcaggaagttaatagtaattttatatatatatataaaaatagcaagaaaaataaattatttttatgttcgGAAACCAGCTCTGGTCAAACACGAAACAACCAACTTTCCGTGGCATGGCGGTAAATATGTGTAATACTAAGGTCAATTCCCTGTCTTCTGAAGATTTTGCCAAATAAATACACGTAATTACTTAAAATGGAACCACTCCAGTTTTGAGCTTTGACAGGTCATTCACATAAACAACGAGAGTTGCCGCAGCACACGTCTTTTCTGCAGGGCGTAAGTCCTTTTGGATTCTTGATTTTGTTCAATTTTTGTCCAGAATCTTGACTCTCTATCTTTTTTCTCCTATTTCGTTCCGTGATTTAGGCTGTGATTATAGTCTGTTcgttttggtttttgtttttgtGATTGATTTTGCTTCCTCTTAATTTGGTCAGATtcagtatttttattttgtggATTGATCATTAAGTTTGagattttgaaatttgaatttctgtGAGTTGTGAATATTTGATTCTGTTGTGTTTAGTTTAGCGGAGAAAACGATGGCTTCAGATCCCAAAATTCACAAATTCGATGAGGTTGCAAAGCACAACAAAACTAAGGATTGTTGGCTTATTATCTCTGGCAAGGTTCGAATTTTTCTATTTCATTACAGTTCTGgtgttttttcaattttttttttcatgttctTTATCACAAGATTTGTAGAACAGAAAGTTGATTATTGTGATTGAATTTCTTTACGATTTTTTTTTGCTTGAATTTATTTGCACTCTTTCTGTTTAATGCTTTGGATGGTTGGTTGGTCTTTGTTGTGGCTGTTTTCCGTGATTCCAGTAGCTTTTGAAGAAAATCCATAAAACTGATAACTGGAGGAAATATTACTGTCTTCTGAAATTAAATATAGAAGAATGATATTTTGAGCAATATGTCTTTCATTAAAAATTCTAAaagctaaattaaaatttaaaaaattctaaCACAGTGATAAGTTACtccataattaaattaaattttcaatgatTATtccaaatattgaaaaaaaaaacttggtttccaattcattaaatattttgaacttttcttttcctggTGAGATGTTGAAATAATTGTTATATTTAAAGTATTTCTTGGAATCTTGTGTACAGTATTTCTTGGAATCTTTTTAAAATGAGTGCTTAAACcattttgataagaaaaaatgaaattgtAATTTTTCTTGAGTGAAAAGTATTAAGGTTCCGGAAACAAATATTTTCTCAAAAACtaacttattttctattttttaattttaatttaaaaaataaaatatattaataaatttatatatagatgtGTTAATAAAATTGCCAAAAATACAGAAAATGACtctcttttttaaaaagaagtcattttccttaaaatacttaattttttctttaaccagaaaaatattttccgttaactaatttttttgaaTGTTTCAAATCTTAggaaatgtgaaaaatattttcttggaagATGTTTTATGTGAAACAAATGGACGCCAAGTGTTCAATTCATATTTTGTGACTCAACGTTGTATGAACATTTGGAGACTGGTGGTGACTGTAAAGACTTAAATTGACTAATTTGGGTTCGTCTAATGTTGGTCCTTGTCCCGACTGAATGTTTATTTTGGAGGTGCTCATAACAAGGCTTATGGTCACCTCttccttaaat
The sequence above is a segment of the Manihot esculenta cultivar AM560-2 chromosome 5, M.esculenta_v8, whole genome shotgun sequence genome. Coding sequences within it:
- the LOC122721284 gene encoding metal-nicotianamine transporter YSL3-like, with the translated sequence MNNLMGTVHMEETKGIEKENSEEMGDEPEYTSRIAPWNKQITVRGVVASLVIGIIYSVIVMKLNLTTGLVPNLNVSAALLAFVFIRTWTKLLQKAGIVTNPFTRQENTIIQTCAVACYSIAVGGGFGSYLLALNRKTYEQAGVDTEGNAPGSIKEPGIGWMTGFLFVSSFVGLLALVPLRKIMIIDYKLTYPSGTATAVLINGFHTSKGDKLARKQVHGFMKFFSISFIWAFFQWFYSGGERCGFSQFPTFGLKAWKNSFFFDFSSTYVGAGMICSHLVNLSLLLGAVLSWGIMWPLIGGNKGDWFPATLPESNMKSLNGYKVFISIALILGDGLYNFVKILYFTANSIRARAKTNNSRTDESKQAPDDLRRNEFFIRETIPMWVACLGYTAFSIISIIVIPLMFPELKWYYVVVAYILAPSLSFCNAYGAGLTDMNMAYNYGKVALFILAAISGGNNGVVAGLVGCGLIKSIVSYSSDLMHDFKTGHLTLTSPRSMLLSQVIGTAIGCVVAPLTFFLFYKAFDVGNPDGEYKAPYGLIYRNMAILGVEGFSALPQHCLQLCYGFFAFAIAANLVRDLFPKNIGKWIPLPMAMAVPFLVGANFAIDMCVGSLVVFAWHKLNSRRAGLMIPAVASGLICGDGLWILPSSILALAKIHPPICMSFK